In the genome of Kitasatospora cathayae, one region contains:
- a CDS encoding sulfurtransferase, with protein MTGNGYAHPEVLVRTDWLAHHLDDGTIRVVEVDEDTTAYDRDHIPGAVGWNWTTDLHSQVGRDYADREGVQHLLRAAGVEDDTTVVLYGGNNNWFAAYAYWLLRLRGFGPVKLLDGGRKKWELEGRELTHEVMDYQHTTYRLTGPERPELRALRDEVLAKAEVFAKPGADAVLVDVRSPAEFRGELIAPPNLPQEQAQVPGHIPGAVNVPWSQAANDDGSFRSAEELRALYGGKGVEAEREVIAYCRIGERSAHTWFALTELLGYPHVKNYDGSWTEYGSLVRAPVALGG; from the coding sequence ATGACCGGCAACGGCTACGCACACCCCGAGGTGCTGGTCCGCACCGACTGGCTGGCCCACCACCTGGACGACGGGACGATCCGGGTCGTCGAGGTCGACGAGGACACCACCGCCTACGACCGGGACCACATCCCCGGCGCGGTCGGCTGGAACTGGACCACCGACCTGCACAGCCAGGTCGGCCGTGACTACGCGGACCGCGAGGGCGTCCAGCACCTGCTGCGGGCGGCCGGGGTGGAGGACGACACCACCGTGGTGCTGTACGGCGGCAACAACAACTGGTTCGCCGCGTACGCGTACTGGCTGCTGCGGCTGCGCGGCTTCGGGCCGGTGAAGCTGCTGGACGGCGGGCGCAAGAAGTGGGAGCTGGAGGGGCGGGAGCTCACCCACGAGGTGATGGACTACCAGCACACCACCTACCGGCTGACCGGCCCGGAACGGCCGGAGCTGCGGGCGCTGCGGGACGAGGTGCTGGCCAAGGCGGAGGTGTTCGCCAAGCCCGGCGCGGACGCGGTGCTGGTGGACGTCCGCTCCCCGGCGGAGTTCCGGGGTGAACTGATCGCGCCACCGAACCTGCCGCAGGAGCAGGCCCAGGTGCCGGGGCACATCCCGGGCGCGGTCAACGTGCCCTGGTCGCAGGCGGCCAACGACGACGGCTCGTTCCGCTCGGCGGAGGAGCTGCGGGCGCTGTACGGGGGCAAGGGCGTCGAGGCGGAGCGCGAGGTGATCGCCTACTGCCGGATCGGCGAGCGGTCCGCGCACACCTGGTTCGCGCTCACCGAGCTGCTGGGGTACCCGCACGTGAAGAACTACGACGGCTCGTGGACGGAGTACGGCTCGCTGGTGCGGGCGCCGGTGGCGCTCGGGGGGTGA
- a CDS encoding GNAT family N-acetyltransferase — translation MTTDQTITPASGPRIAPMRPEHAAAVLAIFQEGIDAGNATFETSAPSWDAFDAAKLPEHRLVALDADTTNDDRVLGWAAVSRVSARDAYAGVVEHSVYVASSAQGRGVGRALLAALLASTDAAGIWTVQSGIFPENTASLALHQRTGFRVVGTRERIGRLDGRWRDVVMVERRSPVVD, via the coding sequence ATGACCACCGACCAGACGATCACACCGGCCTCCGGCCCGCGGATCGCCCCGATGCGCCCCGAACACGCCGCCGCCGTCCTGGCGATCTTCCAGGAGGGCATCGACGCCGGCAACGCCACCTTCGAGACCAGCGCCCCCAGTTGGGACGCCTTCGACGCCGCCAAGCTCCCCGAGCACCGCCTGGTAGCCCTCGACGCCGACACGACGAACGACGACCGCGTCCTCGGCTGGGCCGCCGTCTCGCGGGTCTCCGCCCGCGACGCCTACGCCGGCGTGGTCGAGCACTCCGTCTACGTCGCCTCCTCGGCTCAGGGCAGGGGCGTCGGGCGGGCCCTGCTGGCGGCCCTGCTCGCGTCCACCGACGCCGCCGGGATCTGGACCGTGCAGTCCGGCATCTTCCCGGAGAACACCGCCAGCCTCGCCCTCCACCAGCGCACGGGCTTCCGGGTGGTCGGCACCCGCGAGCGGATCGGCCGACTGGACGGCCGCTGGCGCGACGTGGTCATGGTCGAACGCCGCAGCCCGGTGGTGGACTGA
- a CDS encoding aminoglycoside N(3)-acetyltransferase translates to MTTPGTSPLTTADLVDGWRRVGVRPDMALMVHSSLSSLGRVEGGAEAVVASLREAVGPGGTVVVPTFTTGTVCDPAPDHAGLPTPEIAELRAAVPLFHPELPSPMGAIAEALRALPESLRSTHPQASVAAVGAHAREVTARRSFGWAVGRESPFGALHDLGGYVLLIGVGHNRNTFLHYAETFAPNRRLKLRRFPLAIEGERVWLEAPDVGNDDDTHFPLVGREFEELVGIREVLVGNAPCRLIPVRELIPFAVRRLTELLAADGSGAA, encoded by the coding sequence ATGACCACTCCGGGCACCAGCCCGCTCACCACCGCCGACCTCGTGGACGGCTGGCGCCGGGTCGGCGTCCGACCGGACATGGCGCTGATGGTGCACTCCTCACTCTCCAGCCTCGGCCGGGTCGAGGGCGGGGCGGAGGCCGTGGTGGCCAGCCTGCGCGAGGCCGTCGGGCCGGGCGGCACGGTCGTGGTGCCCACCTTCACCACCGGCACGGTCTGCGACCCGGCGCCGGACCACGCCGGCCTGCCCACCCCCGAGATCGCCGAACTGCGAGCCGCCGTCCCGCTGTTCCACCCCGAGCTGCCGTCCCCCATGGGCGCGATAGCCGAGGCGCTGCGCGCCCTGCCGGAGAGCCTGCGCAGTACCCACCCGCAGGCCTCGGTCGCCGCCGTCGGAGCGCACGCCCGGGAGGTGACCGCCCGTCGCTCGTTCGGCTGGGCCGTCGGCCGGGAGTCGCCGTTCGGCGCGCTGCACGACCTCGGCGGGTACGTGCTGCTGATCGGGGTCGGGCACAACCGCAACACCTTCCTGCACTACGCCGAGACCTTCGCGCCCAACCGCCGGCTCAAGCTCCGCCGCTTCCCGCTGGCGATCGAGGGCGAGCGGGTCTGGCTCGAGGCGCCCGACGTGGGCAACGACGACGACACCCATTTCCCGCTCGTGGGGCGGGAGTTCGAGGAGCTGGTGGGCATCCGGGAGGTGCTGGTCGGCAACGCGCCCTGCCGGCTGATCCCGGTCCGCGAACTCATACCCTTCGCCGTCCGCCGCCTGACCGAACTGCTCGCGGCCGACGGCTCCGGAGCGGCGTAG
- a CDS encoding peptidoglycan-binding protein, which yields MTVPDHGMDPLNPLGVEQRSLREQVEGLKKTIDESHGMWGAGDLKYAVHDALQLPAPKGDPGKLGELAAAYNTAVSQLDTVQMKVARVGAQHLPDAWTGQVGEKAAEVVKASADDLGRCHEILGKGRDQLKALASALSGAQSLHGQGHAPLTEALKLLHDITFSDGPDLVHWDDDKMHRAHARAKEGIKSIYDAAVKAEEAGRAAARELHALADKALAARFKNKGLGAADKLVVADAEVAGSDQFGAILTANDVTRAGQFMDKMSDADRARFDQLLAGSKSPEERAYLMKALAAGHSYDEIKAFDDQIHGHGDDPAWLAQRLSPVQIDSSSTNQSNTAYQGVAWNQGDKPTCVAASTVTARAMVDPLYSLQLTTGGHPGDPKYDNGQAAYDRWLKETDRVYDTKNWWNEWQDGMSDGESKDAANDEIGKHTGAGYHTVDLEGPEQRRDVLAQVESAVDQGKPVPIGVKEDTWFRPDGHQMMIIGHRGDQLEIYNPWGYTVWVSENDFVNNHMEGAAQGGNMPIADHVQMPQ from the coding sequence GTGACGGTGCCCGACCACGGCATGGACCCGCTCAACCCGCTCGGCGTCGAGCAGCGCTCCCTTCGGGAGCAGGTCGAGGGGCTGAAGAAGACCATCGACGAGTCCCACGGCATGTGGGGCGCCGGCGACCTCAAGTACGCGGTGCACGACGCCCTCCAGCTGCCCGCGCCCAAGGGCGACCCGGGCAAGCTCGGCGAGCTCGCCGCCGCCTACAACACCGCCGTCTCCCAACTGGACACGGTCCAGATGAAGGTGGCGCGGGTGGGCGCCCAGCACCTGCCGGACGCCTGGACCGGGCAGGTCGGGGAGAAGGCCGCCGAGGTGGTCAAGGCCTCCGCCGACGACCTCGGGCGCTGCCACGAGATCCTGGGCAAGGGCCGGGACCAGCTCAAGGCGCTGGCCTCCGCGCTCAGCGGGGCGCAGTCCCTGCACGGGCAGGGCCACGCACCGCTGACCGAGGCGCTGAAGCTGCTGCACGACATCACCTTCAGCGACGGGCCGGACCTGGTCCACTGGGACGACGACAAGATGCACCGCGCCCACGCCAGGGCGAAGGAGGGCATCAAGTCGATCTACGACGCCGCGGTGAAGGCCGAGGAGGCCGGCCGGGCCGCCGCCCGGGAGCTGCACGCGCTGGCGGACAAGGCGCTGGCCGCCCGCTTCAAGAACAAGGGCCTCGGCGCCGCCGACAAGCTGGTCGTCGCGGACGCGGAGGTCGCCGGCAGCGACCAGTTCGGCGCCATCCTCACGGCCAACGACGTGACCCGGGCCGGCCAGTTCATGGACAAGATGAGCGACGCCGACCGGGCCCGCTTCGACCAGCTGCTGGCCGGCAGCAAGTCCCCCGAGGAGCGCGCCTACCTGATGAAGGCGCTGGCGGCCGGGCACAGTTACGACGAGATCAAGGCCTTCGACGACCAGATCCACGGGCACGGCGACGACCCGGCCTGGCTGGCCCAGCGCCTCTCGCCGGTGCAGATCGACTCCTCCTCCACCAACCAGTCGAACACCGCCTACCAGGGCGTGGCGTGGAACCAGGGCGACAAGCCGACCTGCGTGGCCGCCTCGACCGTCACCGCCCGGGCGATGGTCGACCCGCTCTACTCGCTGCAGCTCACCACCGGGGGTCACCCCGGTGACCCGAAGTACGACAACGGCCAGGCCGCGTACGACCGTTGGCTCAAGGAAACCGACCGCGTCTACGACACCAAGAACTGGTGGAACGAGTGGCAGGACGGAATGAGCGACGGCGAGTCCAAGGACGCCGCCAACGACGAGATCGGCAAGCACACCGGGGCGGGCTACCACACCGTCGACCTGGAGGGCCCGGAGCAGCGCAGGGACGTGCTGGCCCAGGTCGAGTCGGCGGTGGACCAGGGCAAGCCGGTGCCGATCGGGGTCAAGGAGGACACCTGGTTCCGTCCGGACGGCCACCAGATGATGATCATCGGCCACCGCGGCGACCAGCTGGAGATCTACAATCCCTGGGGCTACACCGTCTGGGTGAGCGAGAACGACTTCGTCAACAACCACATGGAGGGCGCGGCGCAGGGCGGCAACATGCCGATCGCCGACCACGTCCAGATGCCCCAGTGA
- a CDS encoding protease inhibitor I42 family protein — MNWRRILIAALALLAVAGVVGAVVVHRMTTGKLEHGTVFSADSGELAVKPGELFSVEVSAHRVTGQVWSVAAPAPDPAVVQTVGDEYVKNFGLKDLVGATGSAGSGGRYYFVFRAGPKSGRATITLRNPNHTGGAGGSDQGERHYTVEVG, encoded by the coding sequence GTGAACTGGCGTCGGATCCTGATCGCGGCGCTCGCGCTGCTGGCCGTCGCGGGCGTGGTGGGGGCGGTGGTGGTCCACCGGATGACCACCGGCAAACTCGAACACGGCACGGTGTTCTCCGCCGACTCCGGTGAACTGGCCGTCAAACCGGGCGAGTTGTTCTCCGTGGAGGTCAGCGCCCACCGGGTGACCGGCCAGGTCTGGAGCGTGGCCGCCCCGGCTCCCGACCCGGCCGTGGTCCAGACCGTGGGCGACGAGTACGTCAAGAACTTCGGCCTCAAGGACCTGGTCGGCGCCACCGGTTCGGCCGGCTCCGGCGGCCGCTACTACTTCGTCTTCCGGGCCGGCCCCAAGTCCGGCCGGGCGACCATCACCCTGCGCAACCCCAACCACACCGGCGGCGCGGGCGGCTCGGACCAGGGCGAGCGGCACTACACCGTCGAGGTGGGCTGA
- a CDS encoding class I SAM-dependent methyltransferase — protein MDHNHIPPTVRRTYGADDLSTAPSFAGGFINFGDWQGIDVTAPTPEDRVRSQEQLYRRVLRAFPEPREQLRLAEVGCGRGLGAALALREFRFASVTGVDIHPDQIERARAVNSRALATYPDRLTYTIGSADELPFPDASLDGLYSVEAAQHFRELTGFARESARVLRPGGRLVVTTFFAAPGDDVTERLKILLASFADGLDIAHHLDDFTTDLTAAGFTDVTTESIGSDVWPGLDRYLADTVPTDHWTRNFLPAWHHGLLDYHLVTATRAA, from the coding sequence ATGGACCACAACCACATCCCCCCGACGGTACGCCGGACGTACGGCGCCGACGATCTCAGTACCGCCCCCTCGTTCGCAGGCGGGTTCATCAACTTCGGCGACTGGCAGGGGATCGACGTCACCGCCCCGACCCCGGAGGACCGGGTGCGCAGCCAGGAGCAGCTGTACCGGCGGGTGCTGCGCGCCTTCCCGGAGCCGCGCGAGCAACTGCGGCTTGCCGAGGTCGGCTGCGGCCGTGGGCTCGGGGCGGCCCTCGCGCTGCGGGAGTTCCGCTTCGCCTCCGTCACCGGCGTCGACATCCACCCGGACCAGATCGAGCGCGCCCGCGCCGTCAACTCCCGCGCCCTGGCCACCTATCCGGACCGGCTCACCTACACCATCGGCTCGGCGGACGAACTCCCGTTCCCCGACGCCTCCCTGGACGGCCTGTACTCCGTCGAAGCCGCCCAGCACTTCCGCGAACTCACCGGCTTCGCCCGCGAATCGGCCCGCGTCCTGCGCCCCGGCGGCCGCCTGGTGGTCACCACCTTCTTCGCCGCCCCCGGCGACGACGTCACCGAACGCCTCAAGATCCTGCTCGCCAGCTTCGCCGACGGCCTCGATATCGCCCACCACCTCGACGACTTCACCACCGACCTCACCGCCGCCGGCTTCACCGACGTCACCACCGAGTCCATCGGCTCCGACGTCTGGCCGGGCCTCGACCGCTACCTCGCCGACACCGTCCCCACCGACCACTGGACCCGCAACTTCCTCCCCGCCTGGCACCACGGCCTCCTCGACTACCACCTCGTCACCGCCACCCGCGCCGCCTGA
- a CDS encoding alkene reductase, giving the protein MTTTTESLLSPYRLGEFDLPNRVVMAPMTRYRAAEDGTPLPLVAEYYAQRASAGLIVTEGIWPSREGQSGWRLPGLETPAHVAGWRTVTEAVHAAGGRIVAQLMHGGRQGHPLNRLLGDVPAGPSAVPAPSPVHVRDGGKAEAVVPREMTRAEIHRTIADHVTAAHNALAAGFDAVELHGANSYLIHQFLADNTNLRTDEYGPGTLENRLRFPIELVTAVAEAIGPHRLGLRLSPGNPQFGMYEADPAPVYRALLAELDGLGLAYLHLTDNDDYPALADLRPRWSGPLIANVGENRDATDREQGEAVLSAGLADLVSYGRAFIANPDLPERFAAGAPLTPVDETHLYGQEATGYTDYPKLSHRI; this is encoded by the coding sequence ATGACCACCACCACCGAATCCCTGCTCAGCCCGTACCGCCTCGGCGAGTTCGACCTGCCCAACCGCGTCGTGATGGCCCCGATGACGCGCTACCGGGCCGCCGAGGACGGTACGCCGCTGCCCCTCGTCGCCGAGTACTACGCCCAGCGCGCGAGCGCCGGACTGATCGTCACCGAGGGCATCTGGCCCAGCCGGGAGGGGCAGTCCGGCTGGCGCCTGCCCGGCCTGGAGACGCCCGCGCACGTGGCCGGCTGGCGCACCGTCACCGAGGCGGTGCACGCGGCGGGCGGGCGGATCGTCGCCCAGCTGATGCACGGCGGCCGCCAGGGCCACCCACTGAACCGACTGCTCGGTGACGTCCCGGCCGGCCCCTCCGCCGTCCCCGCCCCGAGCCCGGTGCACGTCCGGGACGGCGGCAAGGCCGAGGCCGTCGTCCCCCGCGAGATGACCCGCGCCGAGATCCACCGGACCATCGCCGACCACGTCACCGCCGCCCACAACGCCCTCGCCGCGGGCTTCGACGCCGTGGAGCTGCACGGTGCCAACTCCTACCTGATCCACCAGTTCCTCGCCGACAACACCAACCTGCGCACCGACGAGTACGGCCCCGGTACCCTCGAGAACCGGCTCCGCTTCCCGATCGAGCTGGTCACCGCCGTCGCAGAGGCCATCGGCCCGCACCGCCTCGGTCTGCGACTCTCCCCCGGCAACCCGCAGTTCGGCATGTACGAGGCCGACCCGGCGCCGGTCTACCGGGCCCTGCTGGCCGAGCTCGACGGCCTCGGCCTGGCCTACCTCCACCTCACCGACAACGACGACTACCCAGCGCTGGCCGACCTGCGCCCCCGCTGGTCCGGCCCGCTGATCGCCAACGTCGGGGAGAACCGCGACGCCACCGACCGCGAGCAGGGCGAGGCGGTGCTCTCCGCCGGACTCGCCGACCTGGTCTCCTACGGCCGCGCCTTCATCGCCAACCCGGACCTGCCGGAACGATTCGCCGCCGGCGCCCCGCTCACCCCCGTCGACGAGACCCACCTCTACGGCCAGGAGGCCACCGGCTACACCGACTACCCGAAGCTCTCGCACCGGATCTGA
- a CDS encoding NAD-dependent epimerase/dehydratase family protein produces MRILVLGGTSFVGRAIAADALHNGAEVTLFNRGRTNPGLFPEAHHLIGDRDTGDHTALREGEWDAVVDVSGFRPRQVGQAMAALGDRVGRYLFVSSHAVYRRDGLAPFSDESVPLREPLRDAEQLTEATYGRLKVACEQDVTARYGDRATIVRPGKVAGPYDQDRGLTYWARRAARGGRIALPGRPEQPVQVVDSRDLARLVLRLIEDDRPGAFHAVGPAEPTTLGGLITTCAEVAGTEIEIVPVPPETAPPPFFPLVREERLWPGQQRDPARARAAGLPATPLEVTAADVLAWDRGRGEPPLGHGFTPEQEALVLAEAGAR; encoded by the coding sequence ATGCGGATCCTCGTACTCGGCGGTACCTCCTTCGTCGGCCGCGCGATCGCCGCCGACGCCCTGCACAACGGCGCTGAGGTCACCCTCTTCAACCGCGGCAGGACGAACCCCGGCCTCTTCCCCGAGGCCCACCACCTCATCGGCGACCGCGACACCGGCGACCACACCGCCCTGCGCGAGGGCGAGTGGGACGCGGTGGTGGACGTCAGCGGCTTCCGCCCCCGCCAGGTCGGCCAGGCGATGGCCGCCCTCGGCGACCGGGTCGGCCGCTACCTCTTCGTCTCCAGCCACGCGGTCTACCGACGGGACGGACTCGCCCCCTTCTCGGACGAGTCCGTCCCGCTCCGCGAGCCGCTGCGGGACGCCGAGCAGCTGACCGAGGCGACCTACGGCCGGCTCAAGGTCGCCTGCGAGCAGGACGTCACCGCCCGCTACGGCGACCGGGCGACGATCGTGCGCCCGGGCAAGGTGGCCGGTCCGTACGACCAGGACCGGGGGCTGACCTACTGGGCGCGCCGGGCGGCGCGCGGCGGCCGGATCGCGCTGCCCGGACGCCCCGAACAGCCGGTCCAGGTGGTCGACTCGCGCGACCTGGCCCGGCTGGTGCTGCGACTGATCGAGGACGACCGGCCGGGCGCCTTCCACGCCGTCGGCCCGGCCGAACCGACCACCCTGGGCGGGCTGATCACCACCTGCGCCGAGGTCGCGGGCACCGAGATCGAGATCGTCCCCGTCCCGCCGGAGACCGCCCCGCCGCCCTTCTTCCCCCTGGTCCGGGAAGAACGGCTCTGGCCCGGCCAGCAGCGCGACCCAGCCCGGGCCCGCGCGGCCGGGCTGCCCGCCACCCCGCTCGAGGTCACCGCCGCCGACGTCCTCGCCTGGGACCGCGGCCGCGGCGAACCGCCGCTCGGCCACGGCTTCACACCCGAGCAGGAGGCCCTGGTCCTGGCCGAGGCGGGCGCCCGATGA
- a CDS encoding M1 family metallopeptidase — MRKRLIVSAASALSMFLAVPASAADFQPGAAGVGDPYYPTYGNGGYRVSHYDIRLKYQPATDELEGTTTILATATQDLSRFNLDFALNVSEVRVNGRPATFATSGEQELEVTPARPLAKGSQATVVVRYKGVPSTVKKYGFTAWLRTPDGAVAAGEPESAWWWFPSNDHPSDKATFDVSVQVPDGNQVISNGILTGTTSQAGWTRYSWRENKPQATYLATLAVGKFDISTDTTANGLPVYNAYSKGLGDNADAARASVERTGELVDWLSGYFGDYPFSSVGGYVPNVPTGFALETQTRVFYSPRQFAKGANTSVVVHELAHQWYGDSVSLSRWSDIWLNEGFARYAQFLWSEHENEGTAQELADYVYASHPADDAFWTVKPGDPGADNQFATAVYDRGAVAIQALRNAVGDEKFFRILKGWPTERRYGNATIPEFQAYAEKVSGQKLGDLFNTWLFTAAKPAVGPVAPGAAAPATASLAPGARADADRGDGQLPVEPKSWKKIQESNSVHDEAH, encoded by the coding sequence TTGCGCAAGAGGCTGATCGTCTCTGCTGCCAGTGCCCTGAGCATGTTCCTGGCCGTCCCCGCCTCGGCCGCCGACTTCCAACCCGGCGCGGCCGGGGTCGGCGATCCCTACTACCCGACCTACGGCAACGGCGGATACCGCGTCTCCCACTACGACATCCGGCTGAAGTACCAGCCCGCCACCGACGAACTGGAGGGCACCACCACCATCCTCGCCACGGCGACCCAGGACCTCTCCCGGTTCAACCTCGACTTCGCGCTGAACGTCTCCGAGGTGCGGGTCAACGGGCGGCCCGCGACCTTCGCCACCAGCGGCGAGCAGGAACTGGAGGTCACCCCGGCCCGGCCGCTGGCCAAGGGCAGCCAGGCCACCGTGGTGGTCCGCTACAAGGGCGTGCCGTCCACCGTGAAGAAGTACGGCTTCACCGCCTGGTTGCGCACCCCGGACGGCGCGGTGGCGGCGGGCGAGCCCGAGTCGGCCTGGTGGTGGTTCCCGAGCAACGACCACCCGAGCGACAAGGCCACCTTCGACGTCTCGGTGCAGGTGCCGGACGGCAACCAGGTGATCAGCAACGGCATCCTGACCGGTACCACCTCGCAGGCCGGCTGGACCCGCTACAGCTGGCGCGAGAACAAGCCCCAGGCGACCTACCTGGCCACGCTCGCGGTCGGCAAGTTCGACATCAGCACCGACACCACGGCCAACGGGCTGCCGGTCTACAACGCGTACAGCAAGGGCCTCGGCGACAACGCGGACGCGGCGCGGGCCAGCGTCGAGCGCACCGGTGAGCTGGTGGACTGGCTGAGCGGCTACTTCGGCGACTACCCGTTCAGCTCGGTCGGCGGCTACGTCCCGAACGTCCCGACCGGCTTCGCCCTGGAGACCCAGACCCGGGTCTTCTACAGCCCCCGGCAGTTCGCGAAGGGCGCCAACACCTCGGTGGTCGTGCACGAGCTGGCCCACCAGTGGTACGGCGACAGCGTCTCGCTCTCGCGCTGGAGCGACATCTGGCTCAACGAGGGCTTCGCCCGGTACGCGCAGTTCCTCTGGTCCGAGCACGAGAACGAGGGCACCGCGCAGGAGCTGGCCGACTACGTCTACGCCTCGCACCCGGCCGACGACGCGTTCTGGACCGTCAAGCCGGGCGATCCGGGCGCGGACAACCAGTTCGCGACCGCCGTCTACGACCGGGGCGCGGTGGCCATCCAGGCGCTGCGCAACGCCGTCGGCGACGAGAAGTTCTTCCGGATCCTCAAGGGCTGGCCCACCGAGCGCCGGTACGGCAACGCGACCATCCCGGAGTTCCAGGCGTACGCGGAGAAGGTGTCCGGGCAGAAGCTCGGGGACCTCTTCAACACCTGGCTGTTCACCGCCGCCAAGCCGGCCGTCGGGCCGGTGGCGCCGGGGGCCGCGGCGCCGGCCACGGCCTCGCTGGCGCCGGGTGCGCGGGCGGACGCGGACCGGGGCGACGGGCAGCTGCCGGTGGAGCCCAAGTCTTGGAAGAAGATCCAGGAGAGCAACTCCGTGCACGACGAGGCGCATTGA
- a CDS encoding MFS transporter, with amino-acid sequence MRGNGLWAQLRQPPGGPDARIMLLAQGVDRTGSGVWAAASVLYFTYVCGMDAGRLGLLLGVGAVAGIIGSPLAGRAAERLPLRGLLIGCHLLRVATMGLLLVVDHFAALLLSVALTCLAERGAKTLEMLFATRVAGERRATYQALFRSVANGGYAVGTGFAAIGLAVGSTTAYRALIVANALSYLLAALLIRRTTEPAGRGLVATPPAQPSAQPSSQPSGVEGGPEAVPSPWRDRGYLLFVLLDLPMCLDDSVLNVGLPLWLIHHTDAPHAVVPAFLTLNTVLVVVLQLRVSAWAENPRGATTAVGWYGVTLLASCLLIALSTGGGPLTASLALLAAAALVTLAELMRSVSSWELAVSLAPPRAKASYLGVAGMSQSVQKSVGPMLLTGVVMAAGPAGWLALGAVSTGLAAVQRRASLRRLAALEASAAAGVAVAVVG; translated from the coding sequence ATGCGGGGGAACGGACTGTGGGCGCAGCTGCGGCAGCCACCGGGTGGGCCGGACGCGCGGATCATGCTGCTCGCGCAGGGCGTGGACCGGACCGGCAGCGGGGTGTGGGCGGCGGCCTCGGTGCTGTACTTCACCTACGTGTGCGGGATGGACGCCGGACGGCTCGGGCTGCTGCTCGGCGTGGGCGCCGTGGCCGGGATCATCGGTTCGCCGCTGGCCGGGCGGGCGGCCGAGCGGCTGCCGCTGCGCGGGCTGCTGATCGGCTGCCACCTGCTGCGGGTGGCCACCATGGGCCTGTTGCTGGTGGTCGACCACTTCGCCGCGCTGCTGCTGTCGGTCGCCCTGACCTGTCTGGCCGAGCGAGGGGCCAAGACCCTGGAGATGCTGTTCGCCACCCGGGTCGCGGGCGAGCGCCGCGCCACCTACCAGGCGCTGTTCCGCAGTGTGGCCAACGGCGGGTACGCCGTCGGGACGGGCTTCGCGGCGATCGGTCTGGCGGTGGGGAGCACGACCGCCTACCGGGCGCTGATCGTGGCCAACGCGCTCTCCTACCTGCTGGCCGCCCTGCTGATCCGGCGCACCACGGAGCCGGCCGGCCGCGGACTGGTGGCGACGCCGCCGGCGCAGCCGTCCGCTCAGCCCTCCTCTCAGCCCTCCGGGGTCGAGGGCGGCCCCGAGGCCGTACCGAGCCCCTGGCGCGACCGCGGCTACCTGCTGTTCGTCCTGCTGGACCTGCCGATGTGCCTGGACGACTCCGTCCTCAACGTGGGGCTGCCGCTGTGGCTGATCCACCACACCGATGCGCCGCACGCCGTCGTCCCGGCCTTCCTGACCCTCAACACCGTGCTGGTGGTGGTGCTGCAACTGCGCGTCTCGGCTTGGGCCGAGAACCCGCGCGGGGCGACCACGGCGGTCGGCTGGTACGGGGTGACCCTGCTCGCGAGCTGCCTGCTGATCGCGCTCTCGACCGGCGGCGGCCCGCTGACCGCCTCGCTCGCCCTGCTGGCCGCCGCGGCCCTGGTCACCCTCGCGGAGCTGATGCGCTCGGTGAGCTCCTGGGAGCTGGCGGTCAGCCTGGCGCCTCCGCGCGCCAAGGCCTCCTACCTGGGCGTGGCGGGGATGTCCCAGTCGGTGCAGAAATCGGTGGGGCCGATGCTGCTGACCGGCGTGGTGATGGCGGCCGGCCCGGCCGGCTGGCTGGCGCTCGGCGCGGTGTCCACCGGCCTGGCCGCGGTGCAGCGCCGGGCGAGCCTGCGCCGGCTCGCGGCGCTTGAGGCGTCGGCGGCGGCTGGGGTGGCTGTGGCGGTGGTCGGCTGA
- a CDS encoding type VII secretion target has product MSGGDDGGVGVGFSAHPDKLGDAGDQLIAASTDVGSVKDALGKLGMSGEDTFGEYGASDAAKAFWQAWQDELGVNVDALNDLGGKVHTTAANYTNTDHGVSQQYQYQHQGA; this is encoded by the coding sequence ATGAGCGGCGGCGACGACGGCGGGGTCGGGGTGGGGTTCAGTGCCCACCCGGACAAGCTCGGGGACGCTGGTGACCAGCTGATAGCGGCGAGTACGGACGTGGGCTCGGTGAAGGACGCGCTGGGCAAGCTCGGCATGTCCGGTGAGGACACGTTCGGCGAGTACGGCGCGAGTGACGCGGCCAAGGCGTTCTGGCAGGCCTGGCAGGACGAACTGGGCGTGAACGTGGACGCCCTGAACGACCTCGGCGGCAAGGTGCACACCACCGCGGCCAACTACACCAACACCGATCACGGCGTCAGCCAGCAGTACCAGTACCAGCACCAGGGGGCGTGA